One genomic window of Mycolicibacterium neoaurum includes the following:
- the tyrS gene encoding tyrosine--tRNA ligase: MSTGILDELEWRGLIAQSTDLEALADALADGPLTLYSGFDPTAPSLHAGHLVPLLTLRRFQQFGHRPIVLAGGATGLIGDPRDSGERTMQTSDTVSAWADRIRGQLERFVEFDDSETGAVVENNLSWTGPMSAIEFLRDVGKYFSVNVMLDRDTVRRRLEGDGMSYTEFSYMLLQANDFVQLHDRYGCALQIGGSDQWGNIVAGVRLVRQQRGATAHALTTPLVTDSTGKKFGKSTGGGNLWLDPELTSPYAWYQYFVNTADADVVPYLRWFTFLSRGEIDELAEATASRPHERAAQRRLARELTTLVHGQAATDSVELASQALFGRAELADLDESTLGAALKEAGDGAVAELPAGGADGILDLLVASGLVASRGAAKRTLAEGGVYVNNVRIESDEWIPQASDFLHHRWLVLRRGKRNIAGVVRATAGS, encoded by the coding sequence GTGAGTACGGGCATCCTGGATGAGCTGGAATGGCGCGGACTGATCGCGCAGTCGACCGACCTGGAGGCGCTGGCCGATGCGCTGGCCGATGGCCCGCTGACGCTGTACTCGGGTTTCGATCCGACGGCGCCGAGCCTGCACGCCGGGCATCTCGTGCCGCTGCTGACATTGCGCCGGTTCCAGCAGTTCGGGCACCGACCCATCGTGCTGGCCGGCGGGGCGACCGGATTGATCGGCGACCCGCGTGACAGCGGTGAACGCACCATGCAGACCAGCGACACCGTCTCCGCCTGGGCTGATCGCATCCGTGGGCAGCTGGAACGGTTCGTCGAGTTCGATGATTCGGAGACCGGCGCGGTGGTCGAGAACAACCTGTCCTGGACTGGACCGATGTCGGCCATCGAGTTCCTGCGTGACGTGGGCAAGTACTTCTCGGTCAACGTCATGCTCGACCGCGACACGGTTCGTCGCCGCTTGGAGGGCGACGGGATGTCCTACACCGAGTTCAGCTACATGCTGCTGCAGGCCAACGACTTCGTGCAGTTGCACGACCGGTACGGATGCGCGCTGCAGATCGGCGGATCCGATCAGTGGGGCAACATCGTCGCCGGCGTACGCCTGGTGCGCCAACAGCGCGGGGCCACCGCCCATGCGCTGACCACACCGCTGGTCACCGACTCGACAGGCAAGAAGTTCGGCAAATCGACCGGCGGCGGGAACCTCTGGCTGGATCCGGAGTTGACCAGCCCGTATGCCTGGTACCAGTACTTCGTCAACACCGCGGACGCCGATGTCGTGCCCTACCTGCGCTGGTTCACCTTCCTGAGCCGCGGCGAGATAGACGAGTTGGCCGAGGCCACCGCATCACGTCCGCACGAGCGCGCTGCCCAACGCCGGCTGGCGCGCGAGCTCACCACGCTCGTGCACGGTCAGGCCGCGACCGATTCCGTCGAGCTGGCCAGTCAGGCCCTGTTCGGCCGGGCCGAATTGGCCGATCTCGACGAGTCGACCTTGGGTGCGGCGTTGAAGGAGGCCGGCGACGGCGCGGTGGCCGAGCTCCCTGCCGGCGGAGCCGACGGCATTCTCGACCTCCTGGTGGCCAGTGGATTGGTGGCCAGCCGTGGTGCGGCGAAGCGCACCCTCGCCGAGGGCGGGGTCTACGTGAACAACGTGCGAATCGAAAGCGACGAGTGGATACCACAAGCATCGGACTTTTTGCACCACCGTTGGCTGGTGTTGCGACGTGGCAAGCGCAACATTGCCGGGGTTGTGCGAGCGACTGCCGGTTCGTAA
- a CDS encoding DNA-3-methyladenine glycosylase: MGAAELSADPVDSARRLVGARLFGRGVSATIVEVEAYGGPSDGPWPDPSAHSFRGMRPRNAVMFGPAGRLYTYRSHGIHVCANVSCGPDGVAAAVLLRAAVIDDGEPVARSRRGLGAPDHGLARGPGNLCSALGINMEDNGIDLFAPTSAVRLELADPVAAVEGPRVGVSTAADRAWRFWLPGCREVSVYRRSPRAPAPGASD, encoded by the coding sequence GTGGGTGCAGCGGAGTTGTCGGCGGACCCGGTGGACTCGGCACGTCGGCTGGTGGGTGCGCGGCTTTTCGGCCGCGGGGTCAGCGCCACCATCGTCGAGGTCGAGGCCTATGGCGGACCGTCCGATGGTCCGTGGCCAGACCCTTCCGCACACTCGTTTCGTGGCATGCGGCCGCGTAACGCGGTGATGTTCGGCCCCGCTGGTCGGCTCTACACCTATCGCAGCCACGGGATCCATGTGTGCGCCAACGTGTCCTGCGGACCCGACGGGGTCGCGGCCGCAGTGCTGCTGCGTGCAGCGGTGATCGACGACGGTGAGCCCGTGGCCCGATCCCGGCGCGGTCTCGGCGCACCCGATCACGGTCTTGCCCGAGGTCCGGGAAATCTGTGCTCGGCCCTGGGAATCAATATGGAAGACAACGGAATCGACCTTTTTGCACCGACCTCCGCGGTGCGTCTTGAGTTGGCTGATCCGGTCGCCGCGGTCGAGGGGCCGCGGGTAGGGGTCAGCACCGCCGCGGACCGGGCATGGCGGTTCTGGTTGCCAGGATGTCGGGAGGTGTCGGTTTACCGGCGCAGTCCACGGGCACCCGCGCCGGGTGCCAGCGACTGA
- a CDS encoding Trm112 family protein — translation MVTLDAKLLEILVCPEDRGPLHHVAGECLYNPRLRRAYRIDAGIPVLLIDEAVTITDDAEHARLIGAAQADPR, via the coding sequence ATCGTGACACTCGACGCCAAGCTTCTGGAGATCCTGGTCTGCCCCGAGGACCGCGGACCGCTCCATCATGTCGCCGGTGAGTGTCTGTACAACCCTCGGCTGCGCCGCGCGTACCGCATCGACGCCGGTATCCCGGTGTTGTTGATCGACGAGGCGGTGACCATCACCGACGACGCCGAGCACGCCCGCCTGATCGGCGCGGCCCAGGCGGATCCGCGCTGA